The nucleotide window CgtcaatttcatgaaaattatttattatttactcaTAATCTGTCCGTCAGTACTTTAAAATGACACAATACGTCATACATCCCCACCTACACATCTACTAACCGAAAACTTCACGTccaaaaatgatatttcatcatttcatcaattttttacttatttattttcgtttttgatTCAAACATgaaagtttccaaaaaaatattcacaaaaattgatatagttTCACTACCAACTGCGTAGTGTCATTAAAGTTTTGTTAGGTTATGTTGAGTTGACTCAATAACTTCGTTTCTGAACGTGtttactcgaaaaaaaaattcatttctcgTAACATTTAAAGACTTTTTTCACTcaattatcttcttttttattaaaaccatAACAAAAATCTATCTAGTTCCACTCCCGGCCGCGTGGTGCCAtcacaaaacaataattttgctTCCACAGATCTTTAAGAAACATCACAAAAATCATTTAACTCCGGACTAAGTAAAACTCTTTGGTTACTAAATAAAATCATCTGTCatttatgttaggttaggttaggttagttcgTGTGTCTTATAGGTTAGGTGACTGACGATGACAGTACCACAACTGTATATAACCTAAAAGATTCGTGTTATATTTTGCGCACACTGTATAGTCGTAAGAGCAAATGTGTACATAGGGCGAAGTGGGTAAAGAAAAACGAATAAAGGATgaaggatttataaaaaaaactgtatttttgcAAGAAAGTCTTTAGAacgtgaatttatttttgtatggtACTCAATGGTAATTGAAAGATAATTAATGACGTTCTAATTTACCCTATGGTTTTTGTTCACTCacatcaattatattttaacaaaaaaaacttctgCCCATAAAATTTTCGCAAAGTGACAGATAAAATGTTGAAAGCAGTTCTAATCTACCATAAATTTAATGTATGCGAGACAAGAAATACtatacaaacaaataatatatttacgtTAAATCCATGACTTTTCAACCccattgatatttaaaaattgaaaattccttataaaatttggaaatttgatatttgttgtataaaaagttgtttgaaaataacGCAATGTACAATGCTCTCCAACAAACCTTATTAATCTGAAAGTTTTTTCCtgtctattaaaaatatatagtatgcgaaaaaaaactattttttacctgagttctattttattattgaaaatagcgTTTTACTCATTATGTTGGATATAAattaacgaatttattttttatgtattgtttAATAAACTTGAATAACTGTACTTAcccgttttttatttttcctttatcaAAAACCAACAATATATTGAGtattcaaagaaaatcatcgaaaCTTTGTAAGAAAATCGATTAAAGGTGGTATTCTAAAACCATTCTGAAATACTACAATGATATCGTAGAGGTTgataatcgatttattttaaaaactttttgaagcATCCAGTGACGTTTACTAACAAagtttgaagaaataaaagattttttaatatttgaatataatctAATCGATAAATCTTTTCCGATACGTGATTTAGTTGTCGATATTATCCAAAAGAAACATACATTTTAGCTATTATACATtcggaaaataataatttgctaAAAATACCGACCTTAGGAATATTAGTCGTAACGTATATTTCTGCTGTCATGtgtaattgattattaaaacaTAGTAGTCTATGTTTTAAGAATCGATTCGAATGTATATGATTAATAAAGTGAcgtttacaaataaaatttctttgctTGTAGGATTAcgagttttttttgttatttaaatgtaatttatatGCCGAATCTTCTTCGAGACGTAATTTAGGTGACGATTTTATCGAAAACATATATTCTTTAGACGATTTAAACTGTTGTACTCTCGGAAAATACATTAGAAAATGATAACTTTGTAAACATACCGAGATtaggaatattagtcataataCTGTCATTTGTAATACAAATGCATACGATTAAAGAATTATCGGAAAAGACTCCATGTTTCTACTTTATacgatattttgaaatatcttaaGAGATCTTAAGATATTGTATATACTGAGAatctatttgttttaaaaaaatgttgaaacataaaatgatatataattatttatcctATTTAAGAAGAGAATTTAGTTGCTGTTGATGTACGATATCGTAGACCTAAAAGTAGTAAAAGCGAAGAAGAAATTTCTAGTTAACATGACATAACACAAATAGAAACTATAGACTTTTAATTTTGAGTTGAAGTTACAAGTTTAAAGAAATTGAGATTAACtatttgaattgaattcaacctattaatattatatttaaaggtgtgtattgaatattataaataaatagcaaatatgatttttattttacgtctcgaattttaaataaattgaaatggctcattttttaaattatttaattgattaacAAAGTGATAGTGTTGTGATTCagtgtttgaaaataatttaaaagaggTAAGATTAGTCTTAAATGAGCCATTTCAATTGATACTTACCTATAaacgtgtaaaatttttcattttctaagaAAATGTCTCGAGAAGAAGTGAGACAACAGGTGCTGAATTTAATGaacgaaaaagataaaatagaaaacgagataAAAGAATTGACAAATGTATTAATGCATAACGGGGTAGGTATGACAGAACCTCTGGTAGATGAAGAaggatttccaaaaaattccatAAACATCCATCAAGTGAGACATGCTAGACACAGAATCATTTGTCTCCAAAACGATCACAAACACCTCATGAAGCAAATTGAAAACGGTTTGCAAGGATATTACAATGCGACATCTTCCGAATGTAATCAATCTGTTAGTATGGAAACAACACCTATAGAAATTGCCACTTACAAGACACCTTTCGCCAAAGTTACGTTTGTGAGTGATAATTCCCCTGCATATTACGCGGGGTTGAACGTCAACGACGAAATTGTGGAATTTGGGTCTGtgaatgtgaataattttaaaaatatcaatgatATCGCCACAGTTGTACAACATTCAGAAGGGAATCCGTTGAATGTGAGAATTAAAAGGGGCGAAAGGTTTGTTAATGTGCAGTTGACACCGAAGAAGTGGATAGGAAGAGGATTGTTAGGCtgtaatataatttgtttataaattttttgttgttcaaaatatataaaatgattaatttagcgcagtaatttgttttattatccaAAAAAGTACCCCAAAaccttcaaaaaaatattaagcgAACGGGTTTAAAAGTTATAGCGTCATTTGAGGaaaatacactgagaaaacaatCTCAAATGAccacatttaaaaaaacgtaACAAAAAATTCTTCGATTAGTGATTAGATAATCAAATGTATGGATTATCGAgtcaaaacaatattttaatgaataattaagtATTCACTCGATTGTATTAATAAACTAATcaagaattaataaaaaggtatcacatttttaaaattgaggaaaatgtCCCTAATCGATATATCACAAAGAATAATCATATGCATGAGCGTAACtcgaattttgtgaaaatatcgACACTTTGCACCAATAAGAATTTCTTGCAAACTATGATATGTTCGGAAACTACCCagatcacgttcattgttgttcggaaactatTAGAGTTAATCGGATCGTAgcaatataaatttgaatccaGTTGGAACGATTATTAGAAGcctttaaatgatattttcacgCGATTTCCTGCTATGCACAGTTTTGGTAAGAGTACTTGCTttcaaccaagtatcgaaaagagCGTTCCGGAAACGTTTCACAAACGATCGGCTGGAATACGaaacagaatcgttcgtataacgATAATTGCCTGATTTGACGCATAATCGTCACTGTACCaaggatatattttttataggcTGGACCATTATATGTATTACAAATATGGGTTGAACAAATCTACGATAAAATTCTTTCTGCTCTAGTAGATCGGTGGGTGAATGCGAACAGCTGAagggttgtttcatttgtctatggttttttatacattaaaattatttattccccttaaaagataaaagtaataaaaatgaaaaactctTATAGACTGtgttttaaatttgtaatttctatCGAAAGCAGAACAAGACCTTCGGAAACTATGTTAAATCTCGTTTTAGATGAGGATCAGCAATCAGCTGATCGGTGATCTTCCAGAACGCGGGTTAGCTTCCGAAAAATCCTATAttaaatagaatgaaataatCGTTATTAGTAGattgcaaaatatattaatatgattCTAATATACATACTTTTTATATCGTATATcaagaaaatgtaattttttacagattgtatataaatactttgttttataCGTGGATCAAGTTTGCCGCTAATTTTGACAGAAAATCGTTCGTCATTGGAAAGTTCGAAAATGGCGTTAATATAAACTATTGCTAAACAaacaaaatcactttttttgttctttaaaGTAGTAATGATTTAACAATGCATATAAAACAAGTAcgtatttttgatttaatttccCAACAAATacttattacaataaatttcagGTTATTATCCAGGGATTTAAAAGTTATAGGGACCAAACAGTAGTGGAACCTTTCGACAAAAGGCACAATGTAGTTGTAGGACGTAACGGTTCAGGAAAAAGTAACTTTTTCTACGGTAAggtcaataaaatttatacatattcgtgttatattattttcattttatttcattacatttattttcagCTATTCAATTTGTATTAAGTGACGAATATTCCCATCTTCGACCCGATCAAAGACAGGCTCTTCTCCATGAAGGTACAGGACCTCGAGTCGTATCAGCGTATGTAGAAATCATTTTTGATAACTCAGATTCCAGAGTTCCGgtaagttttattatatttcaagtatttagttggaaaatgtttctatttttatttgatagattgaacatgaagaaatatatttaagacGTGTAATTGGTGCTAAAAAAGATCagtattttctcaataaaaaagtgGTACCTAGAAGTGAAGTTATGAATCTATTAGAATCTGCAGGGTTTTCAAATTCTAATCCATATTATATTGTAAAACAAGGAAAAGTGAGtcgatatgaaaataattagtttagTTTACGAAAATtaggatttttttatatagattaaCCAAATGGCGACAGCTCCTGATGCCCATCGACTGAAGTTGTTGAGAGAAGTAGCAGGTACAAGGGTGTATGATGAAAGAAGGGATGAATCGATGGCTATTTTAAGGGAAACCGagataaaactacaaaaaatcgAGGAATTTTTGCGTACGATCGAGGAGAGGTTGAGTACTTTGGAGGAGGAAAAGGAGGAATTAAAACAGTATCAACATTATGATAAAATACGTAGGGCTTTGGAGTATATAATACATGAGGTCgagttaaatgaaaataaaaagaaattagtGGAGGTAAGTGTTGTTTTCAGTATTAATAATTGGTAATTTTCTACTGTATATTATCTGTTTgttttttggttataaaaaatcgaaaaactttgttttttggtgaattgattgaaaaaatatggcATTTCTCTTATTTGAAGATATCTTATTGTTTTATgacttaattttattataaacttactattttgaatatacttgttcataactttttttgaaaGCAACAAAACGAAGTTTATATATGTGTTTTTGTAAATCTACATTAAgaaagaacattttgaaaaaaaaaccatgTTAAAATCACCTTAAAATCAACTTTTGTCTTTATACCTGCTTTAAATCTAAATTGTGATTCATTTGGGGGTCGTTTTAGTTTTTTGGGGGGGGGTTATTTTAACTTGTGAGACAATCTACAACCATAAAATCAACTTTTATCTTTAAACTAGCTTTAAATCTAAATTGTGATTCATTTGAGGGTCGTTTTAGCTTTTTTGGGGGGTCATTTTAGCTTGTGATGCAATCTACTTCCTTAAAATGAACTTTTCTCTTTATAGTTGCTTTAAATCTAAATTGTGATTTATTTGGGGGTCGTTTTAGCATTTTTGGGGGGTCATTTTAGTGTGTGCTCCATTCTACACCTTTATAATCAACTTTTGTCCTTATTCTTGTCTTAAATTTAAACTGTAGATTGTTTTAGAGTCGTTGTATCCTTTTTTTTTGGGGGGGGGGGCTTTCGTTTGAAAGGAAACTAATGAAAGTTTGAatctttttcataaaaacaaataaaattattgaattttgactTTGATTTTTGATGTACCAGAACCAAAAAAGAACAAGTAAAATTACCATTTGTTTCAGTTGGAGAAACAGCGGAACGAATCCGGTACAGAACAGGAAAAACTGGCGGCGAATTTGAAAAAAGCCCAAGacaatataaaaactttatcaAAGAAGACgaaagaaacgaaaaaagaATTGGCGTCTTTAAAAGAAGAACGCGACATATTAATCAACGACAACCAGcatttaattaaagaaaaagcCAAATTAGATCTGACCATAAAGGATTTGTCGGAGGAAGTGCTGGGAGacaataaatcaaaagaaaGAGCCGAAAACGAATTATCCAGATTGAATAATTCGATCAGAGAAAAAGAAGCCGAACTGGAAAAGGTGAAACCTCAATATGAACAAATGAAAAAGCGAGAAGAAGAATGTTCAAGGGAATTAGCCCTCAAAGAACAAAAAAGGAAGGAATTGTATGCGAAACAAGGCAGAGGAAGTCAGTTTACCTCGAAGGATGATAGAGACAGATGGATACAGAACGAATTGAAATCCTTGAATAaacaattgaaagaaaaaaaagattatcGCGATAAATTAGAAGGGGAATTGAAAAAGGACGCCAATAAAACGGTGGAATTGACTAGAAAAATCGAAGAACAATCACAAGAATTAGAAAGACAGAAAAATTTCATAGACGAACACAATAAACAGTGTTATgagttgaagaaaaataagGATCAATTTCAAGCTACCAGAAagtgagtatttattttttttattttgttagttAAGTCACTGAAGGTAAAAATTCGGAATTCAGCACTTCATTATTTTGATGTGCAAAATGGCGGACACGACAGATGACAGTTGACGTTGATATTCAAGATGGCGGACCCGATAGATGACAGTTGATATTGATATACAAAATGGCGGATACGACAGATTTTTAATCATTTCGTATCTCAAACTTCAATTTTACATCAACTTAACAACTTTCatcgattattattttcaatgaagaaaaaaattttacgattttttttgcGATTTCAATTCTCACATACAATGTGTTAAATCATATTGGATCAGATAACATATCACTCAATAACTCGTGtgactaattaagaaaaacacatttcttgcaaaaaaatggattttattcATAAACGTAATCACCATCAAAATCAATACAATAAATCCAACACTTCTTTAATTTCTCGAAGCTTTGCTTGTCGAAGTATTTGGCCTCAGTTTCAATTAAACCATCGTTACCATATACTTGTGAATCTGTACATTgccttggtgaaacagtggcttcttcttcgacatatgaggtcattttttttcttgatttttgcattaaaaCCATTTAACAACTCTATCTAGTATTGGTTATTGATTTTCTCtaccttttggagatagtcaaTGGACAATATTTCATGTGCATcctaaaatactgaagccataaccttcccagttCAATGTTGTACCTTTGGAAGCTTCAGACGTGGTTTACCGGCTGCTGTCCACTCAGgtcataataattttgattccggagtgaagtgatggatttATATATCATCCATTGtcatttattacgtgtaaacatagCCGAGCACTGCACTGAATCATCAAAACGTTGttttggacttttttgatgttttctgtaGTAACCTAatctcaattggacgaccagaacgttcaccatcatcggtgattgtacgaccacgtttaaataaCAAATGGCTGTTTCTGACTGATCGAAATtgtacacatagtcttttgttGGTACTTCATACGGAATCGACAATGGCAGAGCCATCTGTGCGCAAGTCACCCGATTTATTGAGCAATGTTATTGTTGTATTGTTCCGAGTATGTGTTTCGTGTACGAATTTGTTTCTAGCGAATTGTGGCGTAAAGAAAACAACGTCCAACAAAATTTGTCATCGTTGAAAGAAGAATTAGCGAAAGCCGATCAGAAATTGAGATCGATGGTCGGTAAACCGATATTGAACGGTCGCGATAGCGTCCGGAAAGTACTGGAAACTTTCGTTTCGAGAGGGGGACGCGAAGCGGAGTTCGCCAAACATTATCGAGGACCGGTTATCGAAAATTTCGATTGCGAAAAAAGTATTTACACATCGGTGGAGGTTACCGCCGGTAATAGATTGTTCCATCACGTCGTCGATACCGATGTGATCGGTACTCAAATATTGAAGGAGATGAATCGACAAAAGTTGCCGGGTGAAGTTAATTTCATGCCTTTGAATAGATTGAACGTCAGGGATCAGGATTATCCTAATGATTCGGTGAGTTCagatcgaaaaaaattaatgtataaaagagaatgtgaaaaaaaatcttgttttttagggttatatatttttttacatgaatATCTATCGATTTGCTTCATAATTggtgaaaaagtttcaaaaatgtctcgatttctttttcaatttgatttgaataaatttttcctaacctaaaatttaTTAGGAATATAggtacaaaaaatgttgttttttaagttataaaactttattgtgaaatatctcatttccatttaaaaatacccttaatttttttttattttgtttttcctataaaaaatataaaaaa belongs to Diorhabda carinulata isolate Delta chromosome X, icDioCari1.1, whole genome shotgun sequence and includes:
- the LOC130900895 gene encoding 26S proteasome non-ATPase regulatory subunit 9, which gives rise to MSREEVRQQVLNLMNEKDKIENEIKELTNVLMHNGVGMTEPLVDEEGFPKNSINIHQVRHARHRIICLQNDHKHLMKQIENGLQGYYNATSSECNQSVSMETTPIEIATYKTPFAKVTFVSDNSPAYYAGLNVNDEIVEFGSVNVNNFKNINDIATVVQHSEGNPLNVRIKRGERFVNVQLTPKKWIGRGLLGCNIICL
- the LOC130900896 gene encoding structural maintenance of chromosomes protein 3, whose protein sequence is MHIKQVIIQGFKSYRDQTVVEPFDKRHNVVVGRNGSGKSNFFYAIQFVLSDEYSHLRPDQRQALLHEGTGPRVVSAYVEIIFDNSDSRVPIEHEEIYLRRVIGAKKDQYFLNKKVVPRSEVMNLLESAGFSNSNPYYIVKQGKINQMATAPDAHRLKLLREVAGTRVYDERRDESMAILRETEIKLQKIEEFLRTIEERLSTLEEEKEELKQYQHYDKIRRALEYIIHEVELNENKKKLVELEKQRNESGTEQEKLAANLKKAQDNIKTLSKKTKETKKELASLKEERDILINDNQHLIKEKAKLDLTIKDLSEEVLGDNKSKERAENELSRLNNSIREKEAELEKVKPQYEQMKKREEECSRELALKEQKRKELYAKQGRGSQFTSKDDRDRWIQNELKSLNKQLKEKKDYRDKLEGELKKDANKTVELTRKIEEQSQELERQKNFIDEHNKQCYELKKNKDQFQATRNELWRKENNVQQNLSSLKEELAKADQKLRSMVGKPILNGRDSVRKVLETFVSRGGREAEFAKHYRGPVIENFDCEKSIYTSVEVTAGNRLFHHVVDTDVIGTQILKEMNRQKLPGEVNFMPLNRLNVRDQDYPNDSDAIPMVSKLNYDQKFDKAMRYLFGKTLICRNMEVATKLARTTGLDCITLEGDQVSSRGSLTGGFFNASNSRLEMQKTRSETMEQIKQCEQELKNLRMELGKTETSINGIVSEMQKTETKNSKAKGIYDKVKAELRLMREELSNIERSRGHKERTLAQSKSSLEAMQTTKEGLESELHQELLAQLSVHDQAQVDSLNDDIQKLQKENKEAFSTRMRLEAEKNKLENLLTNNLIRRRDEVLHALQEISLEDRKRQLTNCKAELEEIDKKIDKINGELTMVENKVKDMTKRLKTEQTELENWKKKEKDAQDRIDEDAKHLEKFASKQNLLEQKIAESVEKINQLGALPPQEMYSNYVKMSSRSLFKELEKANNKLKQFSHVNKKALDQFMSFSDQKEKLQKRKEELDRGDEKIKELISMLEQRKMEAIQFTFKQISKYFTEVFKKLVPAGRAKLVLKTSDHEEGHEIGPDDNNADNFIGIGIKISFTDADVEMKEMNQLSGGQKSLVALALIFAIQKCDPAPFYLFDEIDQALDPTYRRSVANMIHELSSEAQFITTTFRPELLEHANKFYGVKFRNKVSHVECVSREVARDFVEDDQTHA